One Oryza glaberrima chromosome 10, OglaRS2, whole genome shotgun sequence DNA segment encodes these proteins:
- the LOC127786352 gene encoding anthocyanidin reductase ((2S)-flavan-3-ol-forming)-like encodes MSTAAADERRKTVCVTGGSGYIASGLIKFLLEKGYAVNTTVRNPDDEKKISHLKDLQSLGPLKIFRADLNEEGSFDEAITGCVFVFLVAAPVVVDSENLEEDITETNVRGTLNVMGSCVRARATVKRVVLTSSVAAVLHDGRTTMQGGDDGHVVVDESSWSDLDYLATLPNHPSANWANAYGAGKVRSEKEASRVARENGISLVTVLPVIVVGAAPATRGFNSSSLVLSLLAGHEATTEMLKATQDLAGGTTPLVHLRDVCRAQVFLAEKGEAAAAAGGRYLCCGANTTVARLAGFLAGKFPQYNVKTDGFGDVAEEPRMLISSEKLVGEGFEYECKNLDDMFDDAVEYGKALGMLP; translated from the exons atgtcgacggcggcggctgatgagaggaggaagacggtgtGTGTCACCGGTGGGAGCGGCTACATTGCCTCAGGACTCATCAAGTTTCTGCTGGAGAAGGGATATGCCGTCAACACCACCGTCAGAAACCCCG ATGACGAGAAGAAGATCTCCCATTTAAAGGACCTGCAGTCACTTGGCCCCTTGAAGATCTTTCGTGCCGACTTGAACGAAGAAGGAAGCTTCGATGAGGCCATCACCGGCtgcgtcttcgtcttcctcgtcgcTGCACCGGTGGTCGTCGACTCAGAAAATCTTGAG GAGGACATTACTGAAACCAACGTCCGAGGCACTTTGAACGTGATGGGGTCCTGCGTGAGAGCGAGGGCGACGGTGAAGCGCGTGGTCCTGACATCGTcggtcgccgccgtgctccacgACGGCAGGACGACGATgcaaggcggcgacgatggGCATGTGGTGGTGGACGAGTCGTCATGGTCCGACCTCGACTACCTCGCTACCCTGCCCAACCACCCATCTGCAAATTGg GCTAACGCGTACGGGGCAGGGAAGGTGCGGTCGGAGAAGGAGGCAAGCAGGGTGGCGCGGGAGAACGGCATCAGCCTCGTCACCGTGCTCcccgtcatcgtcgtcggcgccgcgccggcgaccaGGGGGTTCAACTCCAGCTCCCTCGTCCTCAGCTTGCTCGCCG GCCATGAGGCGACGACGGAGATGCTGAAGGCCACCCAGGATCTCGCCGGCGGCACGACGCCACTGGTCCACCTCCGCGACGTCTGCCGCGCGCAGGTGTTCCTCGCCGAgaagggcgaggcggcggcggcggcgggagggagatACCTCTGCTGCGGCGCCAACACCACCGTGGCGCGGCTCGCCGGCTTCCTCGCCGGGAAGTTCCCGCAGTACAATGTGAAAACCGATGG GTTTGGCGACGTTGCCGAGGAGCCAAGAATGTTGATCTCGTCAGAGAAGCTGGTCGGGGAAGGGTTCGAGTACGAGTGCAAGAACCTGGACGATATGTTCGATGATGCCGTCGAGTACGGCAAGGCGTTGGGGATGCTGCCATAA